The Nymphaea colorata isolate Beijing-Zhang1983 chromosome 7, ASM883128v2, whole genome shotgun sequence DNA window acAAATGGCTTTTCTTAAAACTtattaaaaacaacttgacttatatacactaaaaaaaatgcagttCGGACCCAACAGTTGCGACATGAGATGTGAATCAACACGGATCCAACCATGCGTGCCTTCTATTTCTGTCCCAATCTGGAATATGGATCGTGTAACTGTCTGGATCCAATAGCATGACCAGGAACTGGGTCCAAAACCTCGAGCGAGACGATCCTAGTGGCGTTTGTGATATTTTTCGAGGAACTTAGGTGTAGAATGGTCATTACGCAGCCATGGCGCCAAAAAATCGAAGAGCGCGGGAATCTCAAAATATCGAAGCAAGACATCTCGCGGGAAATTTCAAGATAAAAGGGGAGGGAGCGAAATCCGTGAAAAGGAGGGAAAGTTTCGATATTTGTACGCCCACCGTTCGCAtgttcgtcttcttcttcatcgtgcTCTGTCTCTCCTTCCAGATCTAAGGGCAGGACCTTCTCTGCCTTCCCTTCTCTGACTTTTCTGGCTATTCTTCTGTTGCTTGTTGATCTGAGACGAGGGTGCCAAGGAGTAGAGAGAGTAGAAACGGGAAAAAGATGGCGGTAACCGTGACACCATCCGCGATCTCAACCATCCTTTCAAGCCCCACGCCGGATTCGCCCTCATCCATCCCAGATCTCGTCATCCAAATCGTCGATCTCAAGCCAGTCGGGACCAGCAACACTCGATTCACGTAAGCTTATATCTCTTGTATGCATTTGTCTTCATACACCTTTTGTTTTTGGTGGGGAGGGCCGGGTGGGGGGGGGGTGGTGGTGGTATGGGGAAGGGAGGGGCTAGGGGATTGATTCTGCCATCTTATTCTTCATTGCCATTTTGgcccttttttctttgttttctttctgtaTTTCATCTTTATCTTATCTCTGGGtttttactttaaaattttCCTTGTTGGGTAGTTCGGTTTATAAAGATGTGATCCTGTTTGGAATGGTAGAACCTTATGTGAATTCAGGCCATGAATGATTGATGTCAAGCTTTTTGTAGATTTATGGCGAATGATGGATCGATGAAGCTGAAGGCGATGCTGCCGACCTCGATTTCTTCTGAAGTTCAGTCCGGGGAACTCCAGAATCTGGGGCTGATTCGGATTATTGACTACACCTGCAACGCGGTGCCCAATCAACCCCAAAAGTATGAAAACCTCGCACTTAATCTCAGTAATCTTCGTTTTTGTCAGTGTTGACTACGTTGCAAGAATACGAGTGGTGTTgtctttttcatgaatttaagtTATAGGTAGCGGACGTGTTCGACGGGCCTGGTTTAGCCTGCAGTTTTTCTTGGTGTGACTCGAAGTTGGTTTCATCCTGTTGATGGGACTAAACCGGTCGACTTTGCTTCTGAAGGATTCTGAAAATTTGTTCAACATGGCAGATTCGTTTAACCTCAACTGCTGTTTAACATCCACGTCGATTTGTTCATTTATTGTTCTGATATTCAACCTTTTTCACCAATTGATCCTGGTTCCACTGTATATGCACCCTTAATCAATTAGAACTACGTGGGACTTGCGTTCTTTTTTTGATTaaactacaaagaaaaaacTGTATGTACTCTTAAGCAGCTCGCTGTATTCTATTTCGAGCTGGCTGATCTCTACCGACGTGTTCCCTTTTGGGTCAAATTGGATGGCGAGTCTTGCGCTTGGTCCCAATTAGTTGCATTTCGCTCATAGTAATTGGAGTTGAAATTGCCTCTTGGGTATCAGTGGTTCAAGTTGCTATGCTCTTCTGAGATTAGTTTTCGCAATACTAATAATGCAGTGTTCATTGTTCAATTCTGGTCTGAGCCTCGGTGACCAGTTTCATCCGAAACTCGTGCCATTGAACAGCTGCCGATTTGGCAAGAACAATTGGCATCTTTTGGACCCTATCGTATTGGGTTGATGCTTTTGAGTAGTGTAATGAAAAGTTGGCCGTATTCTGAAACGTTTAGCTCTTACTTTGGTGCAAAGACGATGCTAATCTATCTGTTTAAATTTGATTATGTGCAGAGTGTTGATAGTAACAAAATGCGAGGTGGCATCTCCACCGCTTGAAGAGGAGGTGAAGACTAAGGTGAAATTGGAAGAAGAAACGGGCATAATTTTGAGACCAAAGGAAGAAACGGGCATAGTTTTGAAGCCAAAGCTTGAAGCTAACGCAAAGTCTGCTGCTCAAATTATTAGAGAACATCATgaaaagtaatattttttttcctatacAGTTAATATGATAACCATGTATTTTAAATGAAAGAGTCATGAAGAATATTGTTTAAGGAGTGGACTTCTAACATTGCATGCCTTGTGTGTCAATATGTAAAAGATTATTAGAATGAATTTATTTAAAGTTATGGCAGTATTTTTCAGTTCTGTTGCTCATCGTTTTATGCTGTCACGTATCTGCAGTGCCCCTCCCACCTCTCGAATGGCTATGACAAGAAGGGTTCATCCTTTGGTTTCACTAAATCCATATCAAGGGAATTGGACTATAAAGGTTCGGGTCACTGACAAAGGCATCATGCGCTCGTACAAGAACGTGAGAGGCGAAGGAAGTCTGTTCAATGTGGAGCTGACAGATGAAGATGTAAGCAACGAAATTAGAAACAAATGACTGTTTTCTTTACTGGTTCCTGAGCTTGTGCACGTAACAACctttgaaatatgaaaacatttaagttattgCATCATTAATCTTTAGGTCCTGTCCAAATGATTTGTGTTATGTTGTTATTAAGATTAGTTTATGGTAATGAATGCTGTAAATCTGCTTTGGCTAAATTTGATTTTGGTTTAGAGTACTCTCGTAGTTTCTGTTGCAATTCATTTGGTCACTACTCGTGTACTGATTTTTCTGTTGCTTACATTTTCTGCATCGTCTTCTGCtctattaaatttgtttttcatttaggAACACAAATATCATTGAGGTACTATTTTagcaaaattttaaatgttggaTAGGCATGTATTGATATTGCTATTAATAATGTTTCAGGGAACACAGATTCGGGCAACCATGTTCAACGAAGCTGCAAAAAAGTTCTATCCTAAGTTTGAGTTGGGAAAAGTGTATTACATTTCCAGGGGAACTCTTAAACTTGCCAATAGACAATTTAAAACTGTTCCAAATGATTATGAGATGACCTTGAATGAGAACTCAGAAGTTGAAGAAGCCGCTGGTGAGGGGATCTCTATCCCAGAGGTGAAATTCAACTTCACCAAAATTGATCAATTGAGTCAATACATTAACGGTAGAGAACTTATAGGTAAGCTCTGTTCTTTGTTTAAATGATTTACCTGCTGATTTTATCATCCATTTGTTTACTTATCTTCCTTTCCACTATAGATGTTATTGGGGTGGTTCAACACGTTTCAAGTACTCTTAGCATTCGAAGGAAAAGTGACAATAAAGACATCCCAAAGCGTGACATCACTATTGCAGATGAATCGTAAGTCTTTTGAATTCTCCTGGGTTGATGTTAAGTTTTGATCAGATAAAAATGTTGGCCACTCGGCTTCGACTAGTTTTGTGCCACGACTGCCCTTTGTCATGAAATTATGCAAATTGAATGTCTTAGTCCTTATCAGCTGAGCCCCAATTTCAAAGTTGATCTCTTAatgtaaaaaacaaacaaacgaGTAGATATAGAACAGACAAAGAAATCAaattctttttgtgaaaaacatgGATTGCATAAACATCGAAAGGTAACATGTATATTCTGCTTACAAGACTCACGTTTTCATGAGAAACAATTTGAGCTCTTAAATTACTTCAAACCACTGATACTTAAATGTGTGCCAAATACATGTCTTATTATGCATGTTTATCCTTCTTAGATCTGAAACAACTGAACTAAGAGTATCACTCTTAAAATTGTGCTTTAAGTAGCCCCTTCCTGTACTGCTCAAACAAGCTACAGCCTGTCAATCTGGAACCTTTTGTTAGTTGTGGTGCTGGTTTTGACCCGTCTAGCTAATGTCATTCACCTGGCAGGTTTAGCTGACTCAGTCTCTTACAGTTGTGCTTGTTTAGCCATATCTTACTGAAGTTCTGAATTGTAGGAAGCGCACAGTTGTTGTCTCACTATGGAACGATCATGCTACAAAAGTTGGACAAGAGCTTCTTGATATGGTAGATACTGCTCCAGTGGTAGCAATCAAGAGCCTCAAAGTAGGTGATTTTCAAGGTAGATACAGAATACTCAATCATTATAATatgcttttgtttcatttatctGAATTAGATgctgaaaattttctataaaatttataggagtttctctttctacattgATCACGAGTACAGTAGTCATAAATCCTGACACTTCTGAAGCAAAGAAGTTGAGGTCCTGGTAAGTGGGCTGTTTCTTCCATTAGCATTTGAAGACTAATATTGAAGTTAATATAACTTATGGTTTCCTTATGTCAGGTACGATTCTGAAGGTAAACAGTCATCCATGGCTTCTGTTGGGTCTGGCATGATCTCATCAAAGACAGGATCAAGATCAATGTACTCCGACAGAGTGTCTCTTTCTCATATTGTTGGGGACACATCCTTGGGGCAGGATAAGGTATACAGATTATGTCTTCTTCAACATAGATGAACTGCTTTACCTCTTGAATTTAGTGGgaatcttcttttccttgttgttAATGGAAATTGATGAATGATGTTCTTTCATGGGCAGCCGGCATGGTTCAGTATTATAGGGTATATAAGCTTCATCAAGCCTGACCAGACAATGTGGTACCGTGCATGCAAAACATGTAACAAGAAGGTTACAGAAGCAATTGGGTCTGGTTATTGGTGTGAAGGATGCCAAAAGAATGATGTGGAGAGCTCTTTGAGGTAGGAATCATATTACTCATTTGGATGGCTCCAGTTCTTTGTTTCCAGGTTCATTAGCTTCATTGAACTTTGAACTTCTGCAGGTATATAATGGTTGTGAGAGTTACCGACTCATCTGGGGAAGCGTATGTTTCTACTTTCAACGAACAAGCAGAAAAAATTATTGGTTGCACAGCGGACGAACTAGAAATGATCAAATCAGAGGTAAACATCTGCACTCATGCATCGGATGGTGGAACCTGTCCTTCGTTACgtcttcttttttcagtttaatTTCCTATATAAATAGTTTTCAGTTTGGAATATAggaagttgatttttttttttttattggaaacaAAGTCACTAATTTTCTGTGtgcaatttcattttgaaggatGAGAAATCCTATCAAAGCAAATTGAAGGAAGCCACATGGATGCCTCATCTTTTCCGAGTAAGTGTTGTGCAATCAGAGTACATGAACGAGAAAAGGCAGAGGATCACGGTGAGAGCTGAAGCTCCAGTTGATTGGGCAGCTGAAACGAAGCACCTTTTGGAGAAAATATCAAAGTCtaactaatttttaaatttctttcttaCGTTCACGCTTATCTGTTTTCTGTCTcgtcattttgttttttggccTTTCACCTCAAAACCGGGGAGGTTGTATTACATAGAAAAGTAGCATGTTAAAATTTCACAAATTAgtattgtatatatgtttcTAGCCGGTGTGATCCGAACTTACCACTTTTTCTCTTATAGATTCTCGTTTTACTCAATCATACTCTGCTCTAAATGTACCTTCTCTTTGTAAGTCTTCTTCTCAAACATAGTCTTTCCTTCGTTATAAAGCTAAAAAAGTAAAAGTGCTgttattattacttttttttttttgtcaatgtcAATCTCCACCCATCCTGCAAGGCATAACGTGAACATCTTATTATTAAATTGCCCACTCATTGCAGTTCATGAGTATGAATGAGAGGGCATCTGAAGAACATTAAACCTtggtttgaattcaaatttaatgaGTTTTTGGGACATTCTTTTTCTACATCAAACCTGCTGGAGGGTCCCTCTATTTCAGGCAAAAAACCATTATATACAATATTATAAATGATTTTCAGATCATTTGTCAATCTCCACCCATCCAGCTATCCTCATTGGCATAGTTTGGAATTAAGGTCTGAAATCTGCACATGTACTtggtttgaattcaaatttagggtccCTCTAttttagccaaaatttttttgagCCAACTAACTTATACGTGAAATCTCAATCAGGTTGGTGCTTGATCTTATGAGCAACAATATTTGAGTATTTTTTGGGTACACATACACACAACATTGTTTGACCTGACCAACAATACAATCATGTTACATCATTTGATATTATAAACAGGTTTAACAGAAGTTCTTTTAAGAATTGTGCATTATTAACTCAAAAATTGAAAGGCTTTAAAACAGACCCATAGGTTTGACCGTTAGTTTTTTCGTATggatgaaagaggaaaaaaaaccatgatTGGGCATTTTTGTCTTAATATTAAttagcaactttttttttccttatgtcAAACATCTATTTGGAAATTATCACTGATTCGTATGATATTTGTGTTTTTGATCGATGCATATCGGCTAAAGTGTTGGGTTAAGCCCCTACCTAAGTCGAGGGAACCCATTACAACCTATACTTACATTTggaaaaaacatgaacaaaaagaacaaaaagttgGAACCGACCGGAAAACAAccaatgataaagaaaaaacaaccaaGGATAAAACAGAATTCAGAAGAAGGCCATCTACATTTGGTCGACCTTAATTCAGACATTTCCAAAGGATGTCAATTATATTTGCAGGATCCAATAGACATGAAAAAGCTAGAACCACCATGACGAAGAGTGGTAAAATTAATGTTATGACTCACAAACATTGAATTTTTgatgataaagaatcatagcatACTTGTGAACCAAAcattgagaaataaattttgcAAATAAACAATATTAGAAGAAGATAGCACTCATACAACACTACACCTTATTACAAGTTGCACATTCCCAATCACCTATTTATAACACTTAAAGAACTTAACCTTTGACCCATAACTTCCATCATAATAATAACATAATTTATGACATAAATCATATTACATTCATGACATTAAAGAACGCATTAAAAAGAACATTGGTtacatttttattatattttaatacTTTCCCTTGATGCAAAACTAGATACTCCAAGAGATGACCTAAAGTTTATGAACTTTGAATGGTCGAATGCTTTCGTAAATCTGTCTACGACTTAATCATTTGTAGAACAAAATTTCATTACTATCGTttcatcaacaacacattcacaAATAAAGTGATGACGTATTAGTTCTTCCAAGGATTACCAGTTTTTGTCACATTAATTGTTGCTTAATTGTcacaaaataattttgtttctttgacttgttttttttatgacaagTCAAAATTCTTGGAATTCATATTGCTTGAAATGCGGATGTAGTTGTGGCAACATACTCTGCTTTAGAAGATAATAGAGCCACAATTGCTTGTTTTTTGGACATCCACGACACAATCCCCGAACAAAGAGTAAAAACATACacaattgtgttttttctatCATTAACAAAACCAGCCCAATTGCTGTCAAAAAAGCTAATTAGCTTACAATCATAATTAGATTAGTACCAAATCCCATAGTTGGTTGTTGATTGGATGTAATGGAAGATATGTTTTGCTGTTCGAAAATGTTGTATCAATGGACAATGCATAAACCTTGAGATCAAGCCAATTAAGAAGACAATATCTGGGCATGTCTATGTGAGGTACATCAATTTTCTAATCAAATTCTGGTATAACTTCTCATCAAATCTCACTATGCCATCATTTATATTTAACTTCTTATTAGTGTTCATGGGAGTTGAATATAGCTTGCATGATAAGTTTCTAAAGTGTATTTaaagcatattttttttttgaaaaataaaaataccatCATCAGTTTGTTGAACATAAAgtccaaaaaaataatataacaatTCCAAATCTGACATATCAAATTCACACATCATGCTTGCTTTAAAATTTTCAGTAATGTTACTAGAGATGAACATATAcaataaaaacaacattatTTGTTTCCCTCGCAGATAAAGAGGGTTCACTTTCGCTTATATGAAAACCATTACACATTAAGTATTACCAGGCTAGTGGTGCTTTCTTAAGGCCATAAAGAACTATTTTCAACCTACACACCTTTTCCTCTTGTCCATTAATAATAAATCCCTCTAGTTGGTAAACATATAGAAGCCATTTAAAAATATTGTcttcacatcaaactgaaaagtAACCATTTTATATGACCAACTAATgccaaaataattttaatagTTTCAAAATGTGCAATAGGAGAAAAAGTTTGGAAAAGTTTCTAAAAAATCCACCCTATATTCTTGAGCATACCCTTTTATGGCAAGTCTTGCATTGTACTTTTGCATGCTTCCATCAACATTGTATTTTACTTTGTAGACCTATTTAACACCAATGACATTATGTTCATTTGATAGATCTACAAGTTTTCAAGTATCACTCTTTTCAATGGCcactatttcttctttcatggaTTTCTCCAGTTCTTGTTTCCCACAAGGATCTTAGTAACACGTTGGTTCTATAACCATTAACACAAATGCACAATTATAAAGATCATCAACTCTACATTTCTTGGAGGACTGTCACTGTTTATGGTATATCCAATATGTTGGTATCTTTGAGCTCTCTACGAAAATGATGTTGTTGGTGGAGGTTGGGATgcatcattttaaaatttatttggtTCATTTGAGTCATTTTCAATgacaaaatgttcatatttgttatcccattttcaaaaatttcttttatcGAAAACAACATCTCGTCGAACAATGAGTTTTTTGGTATCAGGGTTATACAACCTATGCCCTTTCATAACatctaaatataaaaaatatacatttttcattttttttgtccaacTTTGTACTTTCACTTGAATCAATTAAAGCATAtgaaatacacaaaaaaaactTCTAAATTACTTACTTTATGTTTGTGTTTCCACCAAGCTTCATATCTTCTTACTATCAACTACTaccaaatttcatttttttttgcaaaaatcatcaaaatcattAGATAAAAATTCTCATACTCTGTTTGTATGCAAACACTTTATGACATGATTGCTGGTCTTTTCTACTAAAGCTTTGAactcttaaaatttttctaaaacttttgattttttaggAAGAAAATATATCCAATTCATACGaataaaatcatcaataaacaataaaaatatttactatTGTTTAAGGAAGAAGTACCCTTGGGCCTAAAGATGTCTTTATGGACTAGTTCAAAAGGCTTCTTGGCTCtccatgctttttttttaattgagaaTGATATATGATGCTGCTTTCTATATAAACATCATTCACAAATTCTATCACTACATGTAATATGAGGTAAACTCAAACTCATGTTTTTAGTGTTTAACAATTTCAAGCCATTATAATGTAAATGACCATACATCAAATGCTAAAACTAAGAGATTATGTCAACATCGCTAACTAATGCAACTTTATTTATATCTGAAAATTCAAGTAGAAACATTCTATTTGGAGTCATTTTCACTGTAATTGAAAAACTTGCTACGtgactgttttttttcttgatttcatagGCTCCACCattaaaattaagtaaataaCCATTTTCAAGCAATTGTCCATGCTCAATGAGTTGTAAGTTAAATCAAGTAGATAATAAACATCATGGATTAGCCTTTTACTACCTGCTTTAATATTAATTTCAATAGTTAATTTGCCTTCATTTTGTACTTGCTTATTAATTTAGAGTCGTAGACATATATTTACAAACTCGTCAATATGGTGGAAAAGGTTCCTTTCGCTTGTCTTATGGTTATTATAGTCAGTAACTAAAAACCATACATAATCGACCTTAACTTTTGAATGGGCAATAAAAAGGTTACCTTGActaccttcttccttttcttcattacATTGGCTTGCTTTTTTGCCTTCACTTAGTCCTTTGTCTCAACGTGCTTgtatttttgcaaaaataacATTATTTGTCCCTCTAACTTGGTTTTTGATTACTACCATAGTCAGCATTCTGTCGGCCTCCACCAAATCTTCAATGGGTACGGCCATGATCATGACCACGACCACCATAGCCACTTCTACTACTTCCTTTTTGCTATCTGACATACCTTCACCATCATTTTgcttgtttgaaattttttccctAGCCTCAAATACAAGCACAATACCTTTTTTGTTGACATTCGTTGCTGCAATgtaaggaaaaatattttcagtcACAGCTTGTTACAAAACAAGAACATTTGCATCCTTATTGCGTGTCTCTTTCGTTTCATTTGAAGATTCTATCACATTATTCTCAGCTAGATCCCAAAGATCATGTGATATAAAagatgttttcattttaatactCCAAAATTCATAAGTTTCTCCACTAAAGATAAATACCAAAGTGTGTGAAAGGTTGAGAATAGTATTCAAATTCATACCATTTGATGACATTTTCAATCAGTCGTTTACGAACAACCTTGAAAAATCAACTTCAAAAACAATCTTCACAACATTCTAATTTGCTTTGACAAATACACCTGACTTGATCGAGCTTGCACTTTGATACTGCATTGCTGGATATAAACAATAATGGAACATTGTACCTTTTGTTGCACAcaataaaattacaaaacaaCTTCAGAATTGGAGGAAAAGAGTACTTATACTACTCATGACAACTACAATACCATTTTATTACAACTTACACTTGGTACAATATGCACATTTTCGATCACCTATTTGTAGGACATGAAGACCATAACCTATAACCCATAACTTCCATAACAATGGCATAACTCATACATAAATGACATTATATTCATAACattaaaaaacacattaaaaagaacattaaaatataAGTTAAGAGTAGAACATAATGGCTATAACCCTTGGTAActcatattaacataactagaccatattaaaaaaattaaaactgcCACACAAATGTaatacttaattttttaaacccTTTTATGCATTATTGTGCATTATTATAGCATCAATTTAAAACTCCTTGCATGTTCATCCATTTACatcatattttaataataaagcTCTCTTCCTACTCTACTCTCAATGAATTAGATCTAGGTGAGATGTCTACTTTACTTATCATTGATTTTGGCCTAGCAAGATTGCATATCAAGTAACAACCCATTAATCTTGCAACAGGTAATTGAGATGATTTCATTGCTTACCAGTGCAGCTATTCTGTTCGACCATAATATCGTTTCCTTATTTCTTGACATGTGTATGGCAGCCATTTTAGTACAATGGCCTAAACTTATGGGGATCCTTTGcaacaaatttattttccatCAACCTGACCAATTGTCGAGTATTTTATTAGAATTACCAATAATTAAAATACCAATAAGATAAATCAACATGTAAGTAAAAGGTAAACTGGTTCTTTAAGACGGTTAAAGAGGGATCAAATATTTAACTCTATAAAACCAAAATAGGTTAGGGTATTGCCCTGCTCTTGAAATCAACTCTGGTAGTTTATATAAGGTTATATGGAGACTTTTCAGTTTGCAAACATATTTGAGAAATAAGGGTCCTCAAAATCTAccttttggatccaaaaagaaaagacatatacgtatattTTGGGAATGTATTATCTTGGACATTGGGTAGCCACATTTTTTGCATGAGAGAATCTGTTGCTAATCAAAATATGCTATAAAGCCAACGAATTGCCTTATCTATTGATGATTAATAGTGACAATAGAGTTGGAGCATTGGAAAAACTACGCAACAAAGTAATGGTTTGTCTGTCATTGCCTTTTGAACAGGGTAAAATCTCTTAAATACCAGtcttcttctttcaaaaatatGAGAAAGCTTTGATATTTACGAGCCCATTTTCATGCTTCAATTTAAACTTTTAAACTGGTATTAACTATTTCAGGTTTTGAAGCATTAATAAAATTCTTTCAAActtaaaaatcaaataaaagtatgacaaaacaaaagaaaaaatgaacggAAGGCTTAATTTGACATGTCAATGATGGCATGCCTACATTTTGTGAATTTATGTTCTGATGCCTAGTTAAGACATAGATTGTGAAAACTGCACCCTTAAATCTTACCTCAAATGTGTTTGCCACAATAAAGTCGGACTATTTCTAGAAAATATTAAATTAGTTGATGAGATGCTGCATGTTTGTCTAAATACATCAaactttaagttttttttttttttaagtttcttcAAATTCTAAGCGCACATCTTTCAAAAGTTATAATTAAATCTTAGGCATGTTTATAGGCGGTTTTTACAATGTTAGACACACATGCTTATGAAAATCTTTTACAATTTAAGTGTTGTATTGAAACATTTCATCAAATcacaaacatgttttttaaagtttttttataaGTTTAGTATTCATTTGAAATCAATTATAAAATCACTAGCAAGGTCGGTACTTTATGTGGGCTTATTTGGGATTTCAAGTAAATAAATGGATATCTTCAAAAATACatcttaattatatatatgctATTCAAGGCATTTGCATAGATGGATTTATGTGGTATTTTAACTGGATTTTCGTCCAATTTGAAGAATTAATTTCATGCACAAACCTTTAACTTAAAAGACGAGTATGTGCCTAAATCAAATTCCAATCATGGATCTTAGTT harbors:
- the LOC116256972 gene encoding replication protein A 70 kDa DNA-binding subunit B; its protein translation is MAVTVTPSAISTILSSPTPDSPSSIPDLVIQIVDLKPVGTSNTRFTFMANDGSMKLKAMLPTSISSEVQSGELQNLGLIRIIDYTCNAVPNQPQKVLIVTKCEVASPPLEEEVKTKVKLEEETGIILRPKEETGIVLKPKLEANAKSAAQIIREHHENAPPTSRMAMTRRVHPLVSLNPYQGNWTIKVRVTDKGIMRSYKNVRGEGSLFNVELTDEDGTQIRATMFNEAAKKFYPKFELGKVYYISRGTLKLANRQFKTVPNDYEMTLNENSEVEEAAGEGISIPEVKFNFTKIDQLSQYINGRELIDVIGVVQHVSSTLSIRRKSDNKDIPKRDITIADESKRTVVVSLWNDHATKVGQELLDMVDTAPVVAIKSLKVGDFQGVSLSTLITSTVVINPDTSEAKKLRSWYDSEGKQSSMASVGSGMISSKTGSRSMYSDRVSLSHIVGDTSLGQDKPAWFSIIGYISFIKPDQTMWYRACKTCNKKVTEAIGSGYWCEGCQKNDVESSLRYIMVVRVTDSSGEAYVSTFNEQAEKIIGCTADELEMIKSEDEKSYQSKLKEATWMPHLFRVSVVQSEYMNEKRQRITVRAEAPVDWAAETKHLLEKISKSN